cccgaaaagttttcgggccCGAAGAGCCATTGGTAAAACTCCGAttcgcttattctgtgaagctggtcttttcatatgttgtaaagcaaataaaaattaaaataacttcaAGGTTTCGTTCCTCTAGaggcctttgttttgaagatacaaagagaattatgtcaccagaaatgcgcccgaaaagtttcgggactttcgagaaacgagctcCAGGATGGATAGTGCTCGTCCGTGAAACTATTTCTGTAAACAAGCGGGCTTATAGAGAATAAACCATTGCAGCTGTGTTAAGAgggattttgtttgttttcttccaattttACATTTGGCTTTTACAGCATTCAtcgaaaaagttgaaaataattcaatatgaTTTTAGAACTGGAGCGCGTAAGAAGATTTAGTGgtgaacaataaagacaataGAGTGTCTATGTCTCCAAGCTATCCGTCTTTGGAtatttgatgttcttaaaaccAGCATGTTTGTCCTCGAAGCATAGCTTCTCgggcaaatatttgttttaagaacATCACAGTTACACGTGGCAACTATCAGCCGATAGTTCCTTGACAGAAACATTCTATTGTTTAAATACTGGATGCCGCTTGGTCTGGGGTCACGTCCCCACTTATCTGACTTTTCGATTTCGTGCTTCTGCAAAAATAAAATCTCTTTTTCCATATATGACGAGATTTAACACCAAACTGAAAATATTTGAGTTTACTTTTACTTCGTAAAGGCGTAGTTCTGAGGATTCGAGTCGTATATAattgttaaaacaaaggaaactatGGAAGCCAACTGAAGATGGTCACACAAATAAACCAGACATGTAAAAAGTATCTTATTCGGACTGCCTAATACTGAACTGCAAAAGCTCCAGAGAGTACAAAACACTGCTGCTAGACTTATTTGCAATATGAACAAGTTCGATCATATTACTCCAATTTTAGTGAAATTGCACTGGCTCCCAGTTAGATATCGCATAAATTTTAAGATTCTACTTATCACTTTTAAAGTCATCCATGGACTTGCACCCAAATATCTTAGCGAACTTTTAACGTGTAAAACCAAATGTAATTATAACTTAAGATCAACCAGCGAGATTTTCCTGCAACAACCAAGGATAAAAACCCTACGCACGCTTGGCGATCGGAGTTTCACTGTAGCCGCACCTGCACTTTGGAACAACCTTCCAAATGTAATTAGATCCGCCACTAGTATTAATTCTTTTGAAAAACTTCTTAAGACTCATCTTTTTAAGATTGCATTCAACCTATAATCATCTAATTAACTAATTCCTATTTAAATCTTAGTATTTAAGTAATTACCTTGTATTCTATTTATGTCTTATACgcatcaattttattttgtaaattttatgactTTTGTAAAGCGCGCAAGAGCATCTACCTATGATTTGTTGCGCTATATaagattaaattattattattatttttattatcattatcattaagcAACTTGACAAAAAAAGAATCTTGCAATATCTTTGCTCAAAATTTGGGATTTTTCCATCTCCTCGTCCTAACCCAGAGGGAGCAACTGGGGGTGAAACCCTAATCAGAGACGAAGTTGAGTTTAGCGATTTGTTTGGTGGTGGTTGGCGCGGGCCAGGAAGTCAtaaaaaatagcaattaaaataacCAATAATACCAAAAAAAATACCTGGTGAGAGATCATTGGGTACGTAAGGTGGCTTTGTGAAAGCATCGCTTATGTGTTCAAATGCATTGAAAACAGGCGATAACATATCAACCAGAAGAATTCCCATCTGCCACACGGTTCCTTGGCAACCATCATATTGTTTGAATTTGTAGTATTCTGGAGGCATGTAGCTTGTTGTACCTGAAAAATGAGAAATCATTTTCAGATGAATATTGTGAAATCAACTTTTCCACTAAAAGTATttgctgaaaaattcaggtgactcagtgctctccactgtgtgacttcatagctcagttgcttagagcactgcaccggcatcgcagaggtcatgggttcgaatcccgttgagtcacctgaatttttcaggttcatgagacaattgcttaaattgtccagcaagtgcgaggatcatatcttcatttgatttgtttaaCTGTCGGTCAGAGCCAGCCATTTGCTCTGCGCATGAGCCAAGGAACGCGTCCTACTCTATAGGTCTCCAAATTTTAAACATTACGACCTAGAAACGAGGTTTGGCCTCGCTTCTTGagggcatgtactaaaaccaggaacaccggaacaccggGACACTCCGGAACACCGAAACACTCCGGAACACCCTCGAACACCGGAACAGCTTAAAAACCCTGGTTCACCGAGCTAAATTTGacggtgttgttttgttttcctattacaGACCGTGTAAAATATGAAATGTCAGTGTAATTAGTTTAACCACGTAGCACAAAAGGGCTTGGGGCTCCTTATAAAGTAAACGAATATGAAATCGAAttaattggaatttagaagtgttggCTTTTTTTGGAAGGAGGAAAACCCTTATATGACGGCGGGTCGGAGAGCGAACACAGGTCACACTGGTGGGGGCGAGTGCCATTCCTCCATTCCAGCTCCCCCTATGTGATTATAATCTTGAGAACTTTTCAAACAGTTGTGTGAATATGAATGGATAATACttcattctttgtttttcatttcttcgtccttttttttttactttttatctTTTTAGCGCCTGCTTCTAAGCTTTTTTATGTTACGTGGGTAAACAAATTGCAAtaacatttcattttttacaTGGTCTGTAATAGAAAAACAAGACAACACCGTCAATTTTATTTCGGTGTTCTGGGGTTCTTTCGGTGTTCggggtgttccggtgttccggtgttcctggTTGTAGTACATGCCCTTCTTAAGTGGTACGCTCTACACACTACAAAACTGATACATTGAGAGCTGAGCGTAGGTACTTTTAAAGAAATGATTTCTATCTCGCTCACCTCTAAACCTGGTAAAAGGCTTTTCTTGGATCTCCGACGATAATCCAAAATCGATCAGCTTTACCTCATCACAGCTCATATCAATCAGAATATTTTCAGGTTTCACATCTCGGTGCAAAACTCCATTCTCTTCGCAGCAAATGTTGGCATTCAGGACTTGAGTGAAATATTTTCGTGCTTCCTTCTCTGTCAGCGCAGATTTGGCCTTGTATCTATCCTCAATGATTTGGAACAAGTCTTTACAATTTTCTGGTCTTTCCATCACGTACACGAAGAAGTCGTCGATCTCGATCACCTCGTAAATGTCGATCACATTGCGGTTGTgagcttggaattggaaataCGCTTCAGCTGGAATTTCTTTTCCATCGATCTGTAAATAATggattgaaattgaaaaagagtTTATTTGTACCGGTTTTTGCCAATAATCCCTTTTTTACCCATTGCGAATTTTACCCGTTGCGAATTCAGCCTGAATATACGAACCTTCCTAAATTCCTTGACTGAACTCTTGTGCACAAATTTTATCGCCACCTGTAAATGAAATCAATCATGGAAGTATTTTTGGTTTCGGTCATATTAACCTAACCTAACGATTTACAGTAAGGGGACGGCCTCATCGTACACGCGCGAGCGCCACTAACATTAGCGAGAAAAGTTTTCTCGCAAAATACAAACAAAGCACCATTCATCATTAGTAGAATTCTAGTAGTATATACGAATGCAAATGCtttaatctgattggctgagccgTTGAACACTATCAGCCATTAGTGTGCAGTGACTGGAAGTCGTTCGGGAAATAAcgaggtttttttctttattttcaatgttttggaggaaaatttaGATGCAAATAGTAATTAAATCTCTGAGAGGTCTAAACAAAGGACATTTGCGGTTTCGAGACtttcaaaaagttgaaattattgaaaaagctgTTGTGCGCGCGGCTACAACTTTTCAAATGGCAATTCAATCTGAGCGATCTTTTTGTATAGgttatcacttgtgttttcagaagtcgctgaaattgccctcgtcgctggacgagtcgggcaatttcagcaaattTCTGGAAACAcacgtgatattaatccttaattttactctcACCCATGCGAATGGCAATTCAATCTGAGCTTTCTTTTTgcataggtaatcgcatgggagCGAgtaacgattgtcgcagttttaagcattcagaatttcattaattttgtcccctattttattaacaagtaatcgcaatggatcccgGTAAAATTAAGGTTTAAtgtcacttgtgttttcagaagttgctagcgagtcgggcaatttcagcaccTTCTGGAAACACGCGTggtattaatccttaattttacggggatccattgcgattacttattaataaaataggggacaaaattaatgaaattctgaatgcttaaaactgcgacaatcgttaaTCGAGGACTGAACtgaatttgcttgcaagttgcTTTCCttgcccactttttgaaaacgttctttcgcCACTTCGTGCTATtgttcgtgttttcattttcgctcttgtgctttaattcttcgatatattcatCGTCAagtatctcgaaacgagacgccattgttaagaaaaacaacttctcgatttcCACGAggtaatagagagcttaagcaaggacgacggcaacggcaaagacaacgccagaaaacaatgatctgattggttaaatgaggaaaataatcgtgctgcacgtgcggcacgcactttagcagaattctttgacgtagtctgccaaatgacaacgtgaaatttccaaatttaaggttctaacgacaacgtgaacacacaacagcaaatctttcattctctatatttacttcaacggcgcttctaccagtccatttcccgcgtgctctgtcaaaaataagggATGGCGACGAagaagcaa
The nucleotide sequence above comes from Acropora muricata isolate sample 2 chromosome 12, ASM3666990v1, whole genome shotgun sequence. Encoded proteins:
- the LOC136893241 gene encoding serine/threonine-protein kinase pim-1-like produces the protein MLGAGGFGLVIAAKQKKGNLPVAIKFVHKSSVKEFRKIDGKEIPAEAYFQFQAHNRNVIDIYEVIEIDDFFVYVMERPENCKDLFQIIEDRYKAKSALTEKEARKYFTQVLNANICCEENGVLHRDVKPENILIDMSCDEVKLIDFGLSSEIQEKPFTRFRGTTSYMPPEYYKFKQYDGCQGTVWQMGILLVDMLSPVFNAFEHISDAFTKPPYVPNDLSPEVKRLIHSLLNINPVNRPTLKEIQKHPWITQPVS